The following are from one region of the Bactrocera oleae isolate idBacOlea1 chromosome 6, idBacOlea1, whole genome shotgun sequence genome:
- the Abl gene encoding tyrosine-protein kinase Abl isoform X5, translating into MGAQQGKERGSHSSGGGHGGTASCIGVPSSGSPVGLSSSHGISVGSVNALAAGSTLRGSRIKSSATPASVGGSSHRSTTASGSSIGHTSKDNHSRCNAIGMNIFTEHNGPMHRVQQQQLRDAAKYQIHLEALRQSRPLPHIPAGTTMLPDADLQSQDGVSLHTQGHSQGHNSATSGFESAHRWTSKENLLAPGPEEDDPQLFVALYDFQAGGENQLSLKKGEQVRILSYNKSGEWCEAHSDSGNVGWVPSNYVTPLNSLEKHSWYHGPISRNAAEYLLSSGINGSFLVRESESSPGQRSISLRYEGRVYHYRISEDPDGKVFVTAEAKFNTLAELVHHHSVQHEGHGLITPLLYPAPKQNKPTVFPLSPEPDEWEICRTDIVMKHKLGGGQYGEVYEAVWKRYGNTVAVKTLKEDTMALKDFLEEAAIMKEMKHPNLVQLIGVCTREPPFYIITEFMSHGNLLDFLRSPARETLDAVALLYMATQIASGMSYLESRNYIHRDLAARNCLVGDNKLVKVADFGLARLMRDDTYTAHAGAKFPIKWTAPEGLAYNKFSTKSDVWAFGVLLWEIATYGASPYPNIDLTDVFHKLEKGYRMERPPGCPPEVYDLMRQCWHWNAADRPTFKSIHHALEHMFQESSITEAVAKQLNATTMTQSLTPQMGKKGIPASGGGGGGSSSGGGLTPSGGLLEQPVGTPMSETGSTSTKLSTFSSQGKGNVQMRRTTNKQGKQAPAPPKRTSLLSTSRDSTYREDDSRNLIDEHNTNGSSIFFNLQQQLQKQLQKQTPIQPQPYNVVSTTTTTPNNNTNNKRCKTNSYTLCTTPPPPQYSIKKSSSCSSFLIDILFRGISHLSLTRDINSLTQRYDSENDNTTGDPDTDATGDSLECQNIPTSQSKVQHSLHSGGIGPRSAQQHSSFKRPTPVMGNRGLETRQSKRSQHQQQHHAPRDNSAGGCSSHHVTVGALEVNNVKCVVNRYGTLPKVQRIGAYLNSLEDPHTPPQHSIATHLSTVAPVATTNGHGGHTAAIRQQLPPAHVMPLPPPMKSVTNVTPTGNCSNIPTPPQQMIRSNSSSGVTMQNSASASLNKLQRHRTAADGTMMTFSSFRGTSSSNSPKRSQQPALANLEFPPPPLDLPPPPEEFETPPPPPPPAPAAEVLEELQSASITSTQYPLPNSSSNDVSNTAPSVEEASTRFGVSLRKREPSTDSCSSLGSPPEVANANTNAGGNVQELTMKEKLMAEIKDRSKENSANNANLQNGSTVPAGSGVDPVSLLFTELAEMNLTKQKSTPPQLPKAQSGGSNGDSSGSQTQSQENGNTNSFKAQLKKVEPKKLPTPTQKTENQTTIIDFKAHLRKVEKDPKDKKDAGIDEAPKTILQKGQTVISTGTLGRKSDKKFTTPMTMAPTMGTLTTQQKTENTKHDMANSNNGNTINPTNTNTNSTANINGNTQHNANASSNLNCNNTPNTTELADTPVVANDGDAGKRRSTDGNHQYGEQGTSNTNNSTASTSTGNNTTTNNEIATMSQSLFVEHSSAANTGGNLMQPNNKLTTSTITTNAAATAANNTTNNIATTNKPAVPLKPTKLTIYATPISQKIAASALDSTTNSPLGSALQSSTQITRESILELVGLLETSLHQHPVNSISASQWLQLSDKLNILQNNCVVFADNETMPPHSKFHFRELVTRVETQSQSLRTAGSKNVQDNERLVSEVGQSLKQLTNALHR; encoded by the exons aaGCACTGCGGCAATCCCGACCGTTGCCACACATTCCAGCCGGCACGACTATGTTGCCTGACGCCGATCTGCAAAGCCAAGATGGCGTCTCGCTACACACACAAGGTCACAGCCAAGGTCACAATTCCGCCACATCCGGCTTCGAGTCGGCACATCGCTGGACATCCAAAGAGAATCTTCTGGCACCCGGTCCAGAAGAAGACGATCCACAACTGTTCGTTGCATTATATGATTTTCAAGCCGGCGGTGAGAATCAATTGAGTCTGAAGAAAGGCGAACAGGTGCGTATATTGTCATACAACAAATCAGGCGAATGGTGTGAAGCACACTCAGACTCCGGCAATGTCGGTTGGGTGCCATCCAACTACGTGACGCCGCTCAATTCGCTAGAGAAGCACTCTTGGTATCATGGTCCCATATCGCGCAATGCCGCCGAATACTTACTCAGCTCGGGCATCAATGGTAGCTTTTTGGTGCGCGAAAGTGAAAGTTCGCCAGGGCAACGCAGCATCAGTTTAAG ATATGAAGGTCGTGTGTATCATTACCGCATTTCCGAGGATCCGGATGGTAAAGTTTTTGTCACAGCGGAAGCCAAATTTAATACACTCGCCGAACTTGTGCATCATCATAGTGTACAACACGAAGGGCATGGGTTGATTACGCCATTACTATACCCAGCGCccaaacaaaataaaccgaCTGTTTTCCCACTAAGTCCCGAACCGGACGAGTGGGAAATCTGCCGTACGGACATTGTGATGAAGCATAAGTTGGGCGGCGGCCAGTACGGTGAGGTGTACGAGGCCGTTTGGAAGCGTTACGGCAACACGGTGGCTGTTAAGACGCTAAAGGAAGACACAATGGCACTCAAGGACTTTCTCGAAGAGGCGGCTATAATGAAAGAAATGAAACATCCAAATCTAGTGCAACTAATTG GTGTTTGCACGCGTGAACCGCCCTTCTACATCATTACCGAATTCATGTCGCATGGCAACCTTTTGGATTTCCTGCGTTCGCCTGCCCGCGAAACACTCGACGCTGTGGCATTGCTTTATATGGCCACACAAATTGCCTCCGGAATGAGTTACTTGGAGTCGCGTAATTACATTCATCGCGATTTGGCCGCACGCAATTGTCTAGTGGGCGATAACAAACTTGTGAAAGTGGCCGATTTCGGTTTGGCGCGGCTTATGCGTGATGACACATACACAGCGCATGCCGGCGCCAAATTTCCCATCAAGTGGACCGCCCCAGAGGGTTTGGCGTACAATAAGTTTAGCACGAAGTCGGATGTTTGGGCATTCGGCGTTTTGTTGTGGGAGATCGCCACTTATGGCGCTTCACCCTATCCCAATATTGATCTCACCGATGTATTTCATAAGCTTGAGAAGGGCTATCGCATGGAGAGGCCGCCGGGTTGCCCACCGGAAGTGTACGATTTGATGCGTCAGTGTTGGCATTGGAATGCGGCGGATCGGCCGACATTCAAGAGTATACATCATGCGTTGGAGCATATGTTTCAG GAATCATCAATTACTGAGGCGGTCGCAAAACAATTGAATGCCACAACGATGACGCAGAGTCTAACGCCGCAAATGGGTAAAAAGGGCATACCAGCGAGTGGCGGCGGTGGTGGCGGCAGTAGCAGTGGCGGCGGTTTAACACCGAGCGGCGGCCTACTGGAACAACCCGTCGGAACACCAATGTCGG AAACCGGTTCAACTTCCACCAAATTAAGTACATTCTCCAGCCAAGGTAAAGGCAATGTGCAAATGCGCCGCACCACCAATAAACAGGGCAAACAGGCTCCTGCGCCACCAAAGCGTACGAG tttacTTTCGACCAGTCGTGATTCGACTTATCGTGAGGACGATTCACGTAATCTCATTGATGAACACAACACAAATGGTAGTAGCATCTTTTTCAACctacagcaacaactacaaaaacaactgcAAAAGCAAACTCCAATACAACCACAACCATATAATGTTGTatcaaccacaaccacaacCCCAAACAATAACACTAATAATAAACGTTGCAAAACGAATTCTTATACTTTGTGTACTACACCACCTCCTCCCCAATATTCTATAAAGAAATCATCCTCTTGCAGTAGTTTCCTAATCGATATACTTTTTCGAGGTATTTCACACCTGA GTCTCACACGCGATATTAATAGTCTTACACAACGTTATGATTCCGAAAATGACAATACAACAGGCGATCCCGACACTGATGCAACCGGTGATAGCTTGGAATGTCAAAATATACCGACCAGCCAAAGTAAGGTGCAGCATTCGCTCCACAGCGGTGGCATCGGCCCACGCTCGGCTCAACAGCATAGCTCATTCAAGCGACCAACACCCGTTATGGGCAATCGCGGTCTCGAAACACGTCAAAGCAAACGATctcaacatcaacaacaacatcatgCGCCACGTGACAATAGCGCAGGCGGGTGTTCGTCACATCACGTGACCGTCGGTGCACTGGAGGTGAATAATGTGAAGTGCGTAGTCAATCGTTATGGCACTTTACCGAAAGTACAACGCATCGGTGCATATCTGAACAGTCTGGAAGATCCGCATACGCCACCACAACACAGCATCGCCACTCATCTGTCAACGGTGGCGCCGGTTGCCACCACAAATGGTCATGGCGGGCATACAGCAGCCATACGCCAACAACTGCCACCGGCACATGTGATGCCGTTGCCGCCACCAATGAAGTCAGTGACAAATGTCACACCCACTGGAAATTGCAGCAATATACCGACGCCACCACAGCAAATGATACGTAGCAATTCGTCGAGTGGTGTTACAATGCAGAACAGCGCTTCAGCGAGCTTGAATAAACTACAACGTCATCGCACGGCTGCTGATGGCACCATGATGACGTTTTCCTCATTTCGTGGTACATCCTCCAGCAATTCACCCAAACGCAGTCAACAGCCGGCGTTAGCTAATTTGGAATTTCCACCACCGCCACTGGATTTGCCACCACCACCAGAAGAGTTCGAGAcaccgccgccgccaccaccacccGCACCAGCAGCCGAGGTGTTGGAAGAACTACAATCGGCAAGTATAACCTCAACACAATATCCCTTACCGAATAGCAGTAGTAATGATGTCTCGAACACTGCACCCAGTGTTGAGGAAGCAAGCACACGATTCGGTGTGTCCTTACGTAAGCGTGAACCATCGACAGACTCATGCAGTTCGCTGGGGTCGCCACCGGAGGTTGCAAATGCCAATACAAATGCTGGTGGTAATGTGCAAGAGCTCACTATGAAGGAGAAATTAATGGCGGAAATCAAAGACCGTTCCAAAGAGAATTCCGCCAACAATGCAAATTTGCAAAATGGCAGCACCGTACCAGCAGGTAGTGGCGTAGACCCCGTGTCTTTGCTGTTCACAGAGTTGGCCGAAATGAATTTGACAAAGCAAAAATCAACACCACCGCAACTACCAAAAGCTCAAAGTGGTGGTAGTAACGGTGATTCTAGCGGTTCGCAAACGCAATCTCAAGAAAATGGCAATACAAACTCATTTAAGGCACAGCTTAAGAAAGttgaaccaaaaaaattaccaacACCCACACAAAAGACCGAAAATCAAACGACGATCATTGACTTTAAGGCGCATTTACGAAAAGTTGAAAAGGACCCAAAAGATAAAAAAGATGCAGGCATAGATGAGGCGCCTAAAACTATACTACAAAAGGGACAAACTGTGATCTCTACGGGCACACTGGGCCGCAAGAGTGACAAGAAATTCACCACACCGATGACAATGGCGCCAACGATGGGCACATTAACAACACAACAAAAGACTGAAAATACAAAACATGACATGGCCAATAGCAATAATGGCAATACTATTAACCCTACTAATACCAACACTAACTCAACCGCAAATATCAATGGTAATACTCAACATAATGCAAATGCAAGTTCCAATTTAAATTGCAACAATACGCCAAACACCACTGAGCTAGCAGATACTCCAGTGGTCGCAAACGATGGCGATGCTGGCAAACGTCGTAGCACAG ATGGTAATCATCAGTATGGTGAACAAGGTACTTCAAACACCAATAACTCCACCGCTAGCACATCAACCGGAAATAACACAACGACTAACAACGAAATCGCTACAATGAGCCAATCACTTTTTGTAGAGCACAGCAGTGCGGCAAACACCGGCGGCAATCTAATGCAGCCAAACAATAAACTCACCACATCGACTATCACTACAAATGCGGCTGCAACAGCTGCGAATAATACAACAAACAACATTGCCACTACAAATAAACCCGCCGTACCGCTGAAACCCACCAAACTGACCATCTACGCCACGCCCATCTCACAGAAGATCGCTGCCAGCGCATTGGATAGCACCACAAACTCACCACTCGGTAGCGCACTGCAAAGTTCCACACAAATCACACGCGAGAGCATACTAGAACTTGTCGGGCTGCTCGAAACTTCACTGCATCAGCATCCCGTCAACTCGATCTCGGCCTCACAGTGGCTACAACTAAGCGACAAACTCAACATACTGCAAAATAATTGCGTAGTCTTCGCTGACAACGAAACAATGCCGCCACATTCGAAATTCCATTTTCGCGAATTGGTGACACGCGTCGAAACGCAATCGCAGAGTCTGCGCACTGCCGGCAGTAAAAATGTACAAGACAACGAGCGTCTGGTCAGCGAGGTGGGTCAATCGTTGAAGCAGCTAACAAATGCCTTGCATaggtaa
- the Abl gene encoding tyrosine-protein kinase Abl isoform X4, giving the protein MGAQQGKERGSHSSGGGHGGTASCIGVPSSGSPVGLSSSHGISVGSVNALAAGSTLRGSRIKSSATPASVGGSSHRSTTASGSSIGHTSKDNHSRCNAIGMNIFTEHNGPMHRVQQQQLRDAAKYQIHLEALRQSRPLPHIPAGTTMLPDADLQSQDGVSLHTQGHSQGHNSATSGFESAHRWTSKENLLAPGPEEDDPQLFVALYDFQAGGENQLSLKKGEQVRILSYNKSGEWCEAHSDSGNVGWVPSNYVTPLNSLEKHSWYHGPISRNAAEYLLSSGINGSFLVRESESSPGQRSISLRYEGRVYHYRISEDPDGKVFVTAEAKFNTLAELVHHHSVQHEGHGLITPLLYPAPKQNKPTVFPLSPEPDEWEICRTDIVMKHKLGGGQYGEVYEAVWKRYGNTVAVKTLKEDTMALKDFLEEAAIMKEMKHPNLVQLIGVCTREPPFYIITEFMSHGNLLDFLRSPARETLDAVALLYMATQIASGMSYLESRNYIHRDLAARNCLVGDNKLVKVADFGLARLMRDDTYTAHAGAKFPIKWTAPEGLAYNKFSTKSDVWAFGVLLWEIATYGASPYPNIDLTDVFHKLEKGYRMERPPGCPPEVYDLMRQCWHWNAADRPTFKSIHHALEHMFQESSITEAVAKQLNATTMTQSLTPQMGKKGIPASGGGGGGSSSGGGLTPSGGLLEQPVGTPMSETGSTSTKLSTFSSQGKGNVQMRRTTNKQGKQAPAPPKRTSLLSTSRDSTYREDDSRNLIDEHNTNGLTRDINSLTQRYDSENDNTTGDPDTDATGDSLECQNIPTSQSKVQHSLHSGGIGPRSAQQHSSFKRPTPVMGNRGLETRQSKRSQHQQQHHAPRDNSAGGCSSHHVTVGALEVNNVKCVVNRYGTLPKVQRIGAYLNSLEDPHTPPQHSIATHLSTVAPVATTNGHGGHTAAIRQQLPPAHVMPLPPPMKSVTNVTPTGNCSNIPTPPQQMIRSNSSSGVTMQNSASASLNKLQRHRTAADGTMMTFSSFRGTSSSNSPKRSQQPALANLEFPPPPLDLPPPPEEFETPPPPPPPAPAAEVLEELQSASITSTQYPLPNSSSNDVSNTAPSVEEASTRFGVSLRKREPSTDSCSSLGSPPEVANANTNAGGNVQELTMKEKLMAEIKDRSKENSANNANLQNGSTVPAGSGVDPVSLLFTELAEMNLTKQKSTPPQLPKAQSGGSNGDSSGSQTQSQENGNTNSFKAQLKKVEPKKLPTPTQKTENQTTIIDFKAHLRKVEKDPKDKKDAGIDEAPKTILQKGQTVISTGTLGRKSDKKFTTPMTMAPTMGTLTTQQKTENTKHDMANSNNGNTINPTNTNTNSTANINGNTQHNANASSNLNCNNTPNTTELADTPVVANDGDAGKRRSTGSINSLKKLWEQSGSGADYASTLSQANCSTNSGSTGTNSNNTNSTSTSSTNQLSPKFNLKPISNAATTPTTNSNRFPPFSTQISPRTNAMNATNSMATKPPPAAPPPPPPTTNNSTNNQTQNHNQNSIFNNSHCTKSQLTTSLSTQLFTDGNHQYGEQGTSNTNNSTASTSTGNNTTTNNEIATMSQSLFVEHSSAANTGGNLMQPNNKLTTSTITTNAAATAANNTTNNIATTNKPAVPLKPTKLTIYATPISQKIAASALDSTTNSPLGSALQSSTQITRESILELVGLLETSLHQHPVNSISASQWLQLSDKLNILQNNCVVFADNETMPPHSKFHFRELVTRVETQSQSLRTAGSKNVQDNERLVSEVGQSLKQLTNALHR; this is encoded by the exons aaGCACTGCGGCAATCCCGACCGTTGCCACACATTCCAGCCGGCACGACTATGTTGCCTGACGCCGATCTGCAAAGCCAAGATGGCGTCTCGCTACACACACAAGGTCACAGCCAAGGTCACAATTCCGCCACATCCGGCTTCGAGTCGGCACATCGCTGGACATCCAAAGAGAATCTTCTGGCACCCGGTCCAGAAGAAGACGATCCACAACTGTTCGTTGCATTATATGATTTTCAAGCCGGCGGTGAGAATCAATTGAGTCTGAAGAAAGGCGAACAGGTGCGTATATTGTCATACAACAAATCAGGCGAATGGTGTGAAGCACACTCAGACTCCGGCAATGTCGGTTGGGTGCCATCCAACTACGTGACGCCGCTCAATTCGCTAGAGAAGCACTCTTGGTATCATGGTCCCATATCGCGCAATGCCGCCGAATACTTACTCAGCTCGGGCATCAATGGTAGCTTTTTGGTGCGCGAAAGTGAAAGTTCGCCAGGGCAACGCAGCATCAGTTTAAG ATATGAAGGTCGTGTGTATCATTACCGCATTTCCGAGGATCCGGATGGTAAAGTTTTTGTCACAGCGGAAGCCAAATTTAATACACTCGCCGAACTTGTGCATCATCATAGTGTACAACACGAAGGGCATGGGTTGATTACGCCATTACTATACCCAGCGCccaaacaaaataaaccgaCTGTTTTCCCACTAAGTCCCGAACCGGACGAGTGGGAAATCTGCCGTACGGACATTGTGATGAAGCATAAGTTGGGCGGCGGCCAGTACGGTGAGGTGTACGAGGCCGTTTGGAAGCGTTACGGCAACACGGTGGCTGTTAAGACGCTAAAGGAAGACACAATGGCACTCAAGGACTTTCTCGAAGAGGCGGCTATAATGAAAGAAATGAAACATCCAAATCTAGTGCAACTAATTG GTGTTTGCACGCGTGAACCGCCCTTCTACATCATTACCGAATTCATGTCGCATGGCAACCTTTTGGATTTCCTGCGTTCGCCTGCCCGCGAAACACTCGACGCTGTGGCATTGCTTTATATGGCCACACAAATTGCCTCCGGAATGAGTTACTTGGAGTCGCGTAATTACATTCATCGCGATTTGGCCGCACGCAATTGTCTAGTGGGCGATAACAAACTTGTGAAAGTGGCCGATTTCGGTTTGGCGCGGCTTATGCGTGATGACACATACACAGCGCATGCCGGCGCCAAATTTCCCATCAAGTGGACCGCCCCAGAGGGTTTGGCGTACAATAAGTTTAGCACGAAGTCGGATGTTTGGGCATTCGGCGTTTTGTTGTGGGAGATCGCCACTTATGGCGCTTCACCCTATCCCAATATTGATCTCACCGATGTATTTCATAAGCTTGAGAAGGGCTATCGCATGGAGAGGCCGCCGGGTTGCCCACCGGAAGTGTACGATTTGATGCGTCAGTGTTGGCATTGGAATGCGGCGGATCGGCCGACATTCAAGAGTATACATCATGCGTTGGAGCATATGTTTCAG GAATCATCAATTACTGAGGCGGTCGCAAAACAATTGAATGCCACAACGATGACGCAGAGTCTAACGCCGCAAATGGGTAAAAAGGGCATACCAGCGAGTGGCGGCGGTGGTGGCGGCAGTAGCAGTGGCGGCGGTTTAACACCGAGCGGCGGCCTACTGGAACAACCCGTCGGAACACCAATGTCGG AAACCGGTTCAACTTCCACCAAATTAAGTACATTCTCCAGCCAAGGTAAAGGCAATGTGCAAATGCGCCGCACCACCAATAAACAGGGCAAACAGGCTCCTGCGCCACCAAAGCGTACGAG tttacTTTCGACCAGTCGTGATTCGACTTATCGTGAGGACGATTCACGTAATCTCATTGATGAACACAACACAAATG GTCTCACACGCGATATTAATAGTCTTACACAACGTTATGATTCCGAAAATGACAATACAACAGGCGATCCCGACACTGATGCAACCGGTGATAGCTTGGAATGTCAAAATATACCGACCAGCCAAAGTAAGGTGCAGCATTCGCTCCACAGCGGTGGCATCGGCCCACGCTCGGCTCAACAGCATAGCTCATTCAAGCGACCAACACCCGTTATGGGCAATCGCGGTCTCGAAACACGTCAAAGCAAACGATctcaacatcaacaacaacatcatgCGCCACGTGACAATAGCGCAGGCGGGTGTTCGTCACATCACGTGACCGTCGGTGCACTGGAGGTGAATAATGTGAAGTGCGTAGTCAATCGTTATGGCACTTTACCGAAAGTACAACGCATCGGTGCATATCTGAACAGTCTGGAAGATCCGCATACGCCACCACAACACAGCATCGCCACTCATCTGTCAACGGTGGCGCCGGTTGCCACCACAAATGGTCATGGCGGGCATACAGCAGCCATACGCCAACAACTGCCACCGGCACATGTGATGCCGTTGCCGCCACCAATGAAGTCAGTGACAAATGTCACACCCACTGGAAATTGCAGCAATATACCGACGCCACCACAGCAAATGATACGTAGCAATTCGTCGAGTGGTGTTACAATGCAGAACAGCGCTTCAGCGAGCTTGAATAAACTACAACGTCATCGCACGGCTGCTGATGGCACCATGATGACGTTTTCCTCATTTCGTGGTACATCCTCCAGCAATTCACCCAAACGCAGTCAACAGCCGGCGTTAGCTAATTTGGAATTTCCACCACCGCCACTGGATTTGCCACCACCACCAGAAGAGTTCGAGAcaccgccgccgccaccaccacccGCACCAGCAGCCGAGGTGTTGGAAGAACTACAATCGGCAAGTATAACCTCAACACAATATCCCTTACCGAATAGCAGTAGTAATGATGTCTCGAACACTGCACCCAGTGTTGAGGAAGCAAGCACACGATTCGGTGTGTCCTTACGTAAGCGTGAACCATCGACAGACTCATGCAGTTCGCTGGGGTCGCCACCGGAGGTTGCAAATGCCAATACAAATGCTGGTGGTAATGTGCAAGAGCTCACTATGAAGGAGAAATTAATGGCGGAAATCAAAGACCGTTCCAAAGAGAATTCCGCCAACAATGCAAATTTGCAAAATGGCAGCACCGTACCAGCAGGTAGTGGCGTAGACCCCGTGTCTTTGCTGTTCACAGAGTTGGCCGAAATGAATTTGACAAAGCAAAAATCAACACCACCGCAACTACCAAAAGCTCAAAGTGGTGGTAGTAACGGTGATTCTAGCGGTTCGCAAACGCAATCTCAAGAAAATGGCAATACAAACTCATTTAAGGCACAGCTTAAGAAAGttgaaccaaaaaaattaccaacACCCACACAAAAGACCGAAAATCAAACGACGATCATTGACTTTAAGGCGCATTTACGAAAAGTTGAAAAGGACCCAAAAGATAAAAAAGATGCAGGCATAGATGAGGCGCCTAAAACTATACTACAAAAGGGACAAACTGTGATCTCTACGGGCACACTGGGCCGCAAGAGTGACAAGAAATTCACCACACCGATGACAATGGCGCCAACGATGGGCACATTAACAACACAACAAAAGACTGAAAATACAAAACATGACATGGCCAATAGCAATAATGGCAATACTATTAACCCTACTAATACCAACACTAACTCAACCGCAAATATCAATGGTAATACTCAACATAATGCAAATGCAAGTTCCAATTTAAATTGCAACAATACGCCAAACACCACTGAGCTAGCAGATACTCCAGTGGTCGCAAACGATGGCGATGCTGGCAAACGTCGTAGCACAGGTAGTATAAATAGTTTGAAGAAATTATGGGAGCAATCGGGCAGTGGTGCCGATTATGCAAGCACCCTATCACAGGCGAACTGCTCAACAAATAGTGGCAGCACTGGCACGAATTCCAACAATACCAACAGTACTAGCACCTCGAGCACCAATCAACTTTCACCAAAATTCAATTTGAAGCCCATCTCGAATGCTGCAACCACGCCCACAACAAATTCGAATCGTTTTCCACCATTTAGCACCCAAATCTCACCACGTACCAATGCCATGAATGCCACCAATTCCATGGCAACTAAGCCGCCACCAGCtgcaccaccaccaccgccccCTACTACCAACAACAGCACAAATAATCAAACTCAGAATCACAATCAAAATTCCATTTTCAACAATTCCCATTGCACGAAATCCCAACTAACAACCTCTCTTTCAACTCAACTATTCACAGATGGTAATCATCAGTATGGTGAACAAGGTACTTCAAACACCAATAACTCCACCGCTAGCACATCAACCGGAAATAACACAACGACTAACAACGAAATCGCTACAATGAGCCAATCACTTTTTGTAGAGCACAGCAGTGCGGCAAACACCGGCGGCAATCTAATGCAGCCAAACAATAAACTCACCACATCGACTATCACTACAAATGCGGCTGCAACAGCTGCGAATAATACAACAAACAACATTGCCACTACAAATAAACCCGCCGTACCGCTGAAACCCACCAAACTGACCATCTACGCCACGCCCATCTCACAGAAGATCGCTGCCAGCGCATTGGATAGCACCACAAACTCACCACTCGGTAGCGCACTGCAAAGTTCCACACAAATCACACGCGAGAGCATACTAGAACTTGTCGGGCTGCTCGAAACTTCACTGCATCAGCATCCCGTCAACTCGATCTCGGCCTCACAGTGGCTACAACTAAGCGACAAACTCAACATACTGCAAAATAATTGCGTAGTCTTCGCTGACAACGAAACAATGCCGCCACATTCGAAATTCCATTTTCGCGAATTGGTGACACGCGTCGAAACGCAATCGCAGAGTCTGCGCACTGCCGGCAGTAAAAATGTACAAGACAACGAGCGTCTGGTCAGCGAGGTGGGTCAATCGTTGAAGCAGCTAACAAATGCCTTGCATaggtaa